The Lycium barbarum isolate Lr01 chromosome 11, ASM1917538v2, whole genome shotgun sequence genome contains the following window.
TTAACTAAAAAAAGTTATGGAAAGAATATCAATTCACATACAaaatttctactatatagaagaatCTAGAAGCAGCTCATGTGCAACATGTCTACTTCTTGgcaagtaatttatttttaagggtattttCTACTTTTAGCATTTAGCGATTTTTTAAAACtgtttaaatttaattgttattaaatataaaaatatattattatttttaaatagattaatcaaattaaaacaaACGGTGTAACAATGATTACATTAATAAGCAAAAACGATGAATAGTTGGGCCCGTGCGGCCAATTGCATCTAGTTTTATAATATAGAGCTCGCTTGGGCTGTCTGATTAAGAATAATTACTTTTTCGGTCTTAATTTATGTTATTCTGTTTCACTTggcataaagtttaagaaataaattaaGGTTTTTGAAATTTGTATTTTAAAACAAATAttagacatttgtgtggctaAAAGGCGAAAGgagaattttaaagttaagttgtttctAGTTATAGAAAAGTCACATTCTTTTTGGTATagactgaaaaaaaaaagtggatcatataaattgtgacggggagtataaTAAATGTTTAGAAGTATTTTAGGTGCTAAATTTGATACTAATAAATAGTTAATGTGTTTGCTAAAAAAGTGTTGGTAAACATTTTTCTATGAAAGTGAATTAAATGTTCGTATAGctattgattaaaaaaaattaacattATTTTTATATGAAAGCAAACAAATGAGTAAATAAGATGGAGAGGTAGTAATGACTTGTGAGTTATGTTTTAGGAAGAGTCTTTTGAAAATTGCAAAAAATATTAGAGAAAAAATAGTAAAGCACTTGGTCAAATCAAAAATAAAATGAGGTTACTGACTTCTACTTAGTTTTTAGCTGATTTTGACTtataaatatttttgacattTGTCAAATGGGTTGATAAAATAAAAGGTGCTTATAGGATAATCAAACACCCTCATATTCCCTTCATCAGAAAAGTTAATCTTGCTTTACTTTTTGAACAGCTTTAAAATAATACCTCTGAAGAAGATGTTTAATTTCAAGTTATATAGTTCAAAAAATTGTGTGATATTcttcttttttgaaaaaaattagtTCAACTTCTACTGTGTTCTATAATTGAGATTTAGATACATGTGCACCGTACACACTAAACAAAGCCCAAAGTTTAACTGGTTTTCCAAGGAGATGTTGGAACTTAAATATCGGAAGGGAAAAAAACACTTTGTTGGAATTTGGaaataaaaaagagagaaaataagGACGAAAAGAAAAGAATCCTCCTTCTTTTTTACAATTAAAAGAACTTCAATATTTCACTGTGGATTAAACCTTGGCCTTTCCTCTAAAACAAAATAGAGCGATAAAGTTGATTACTTCAAATATCGTTCAAATTATGAATATTACTCCATAAAGTTGTCTTGTCAATATTGCTCCGTTATTTCCTTAGTTTTAGCTATTAACATATTTTACAATTTCAAATCATTAAAAAGGCACATAATTTGTTGACTAATGCGTTTTAATTTATCTGTTTTTATGTAGATTACTTTTCTTACAATTCAGTCTGCCGAAGACCGGGAAATATTAAAATCTAAAGGTGTGCCCAATGGTCAATAAGTGTGCATACAATACATATCCCATTCTGATTAGAATACACAGATTCATTTTCCATCATTTCTAGTTGGTGTGCATATATCCCATGTCTCAAAGCATGTCACGACTTTGAAAATACAGATCTACAAGTTTGTTCCATACGAGAACAACTCATggcaaaaacaagaaaaattctGTTTTGAGTGCCCGTACGGAATCACCTTTGTTAGGGAGCGCTTTATCCAAAATGTGGGACTTCCCCTCGCAAATCCGGATTTAGTCGGACCGCAATGTGGACACCTGACACCGGGTGGGAAACCGAAAAAAATGAACAAGAAAATTTCTATCTCTGCTATGTATTGGCTATTGAGCAGAGAACTTTATGTGGGAAGTTCCACAATATGATGATATATAGAAATAGAGGATGTACAATGGAGGCATCTCTGGCCATTTATCAGAATTTATAAGTTTTCCAATACCACGAAAAGCTTAACATAACCATTAAACAGAAACGAGTATTCAAATCAAAATATAAGCTTCTGAAACAGTGAGGCAATACTTTGCTTTGATGAAATAATTTGCAACTTCAGGTACATTTTCACAGCCTTGGGGCTGGAAGAGCAGCGCGTGGGGCGTCCCAGTCAGTGACAATGTGGTTCCGGGTAATCTCGCTGATTGAGCGACAGCCACTCAGTGCCATAGTTAGCTCAAACTCATCGCGCAACATTTGCAGCACTTTTCTGACgccagcttctccttcagcagccaATGAGAAAACTACTGGCCTTCCAATCTGTCAAGACCACCACAGAACGTTACTTGCTAAATGTGTGAAGACGAGAAGGAAACATGGAATAATATGCCACTTTGTACTTAGCCAATAATGAACTGGTTATGGAATGTGTAAGAGTGTCCCATTTCCTATTTAACTACGGAACTCAATTCTCCAATATTTACCGTTATCATAGGCAGATCCAGGATTCAAGCTTTGTAGGCTCAACCTATAAGGTCCTTAGCATAGAATGCATTATATtctatgggttcatatctactatgtGTTGCAATTTTAGTAGATTTCCACACATAAAAATTTATGGTCCCAGTTGAAAGTAATGGGTTCAGATAACATCAAGCAACATATGCCCCTAGCTGTTATCTATCATTCAGCAATTATATAGGTAGAATGCCCACTTTCTTGGTTCTCGAAAATGCTAAGGACTTCTATTAACTTTCAAGTTCCCAATATAGCGCCCTAAAAGGGAAGATAACTAACTTGTTTGGGACAGAGGCGTTGCTGTTGTTATTGTATAACTACGACTATTAGGGAGCTTTAAAATCACTTTCAAATTATTCATCATTCTCAAGGCAGAATTTTGGTAAAAGGCGCTACTTGGTCTACTGGTGAACAGATAAAGATAAAAGATTGAGCTATGTGCCAATCTTGGTCCAATCAGTACATGGTACTCACAAAAATGCCTGCAGCTCCAAGTGCCAACGCTTTGAAGACATCTGTTCCACGACGGACACCTCCATCCAAGAATACAGGGACCCTGCCTTGTGCACCTTTCACAACCTGAAATAATCGCACGTAAGTAGCACAACAGAATGTGTACTAAAGCTACCACAAAGACTAACTCCTAGGCTAGAAGCAAGTCATGTACCTCTTCAAGAGCCGAGATTGTCGCAGGGACATAATCAAGTTGGCGAGCACCATGGTTTGAAACAATGATACCAGCTGCTCCAGCCTGAACTGCAATCCTAGCTGCAAGTCCAAGGTGGTAAATTGTTTCAGCATTAATGCATGAGCATAGGACTGAATAATAGAAGAGGTAGATTATTTAGAGAATGGAGTCATATACCATCCTCAGCGGTAAGTACACCCTTTACCAGGATTGGCATCGAAGTGATAGTCTGCAGCCACTGTACATCCTGTTCAAGTCCAGAAACAAATCCTTGACATATGAAATATCATTTTGAAGCACAGAATTCAAATCTTTTTTTGTCATGTCAAATTGAGTTTCAACTTTCGATCCTAACCCAAGTGCAATTGAACTACTGAAAAACCGAGAAACTGCTGCTCTTTTCCTcattggccaaaaaaaaaaaagtgaatttcatATCTTTAGTGTTTCTACCTATTTGAGATTAACGGACAGTTCTTGGCATACTGAATTCTCACGAAATGATGGAAAGGGGAATAAAAACATGGAATATGTAGGATAAGCTGAAGAAAGGTAATGCAATGCACCTTCCAACTCAAAGTGCGATCAACTTGACCAGCAACATACGAAGCTAATCCAGAATCATTGGCCTGCGAAAAGAAGACAATTTTAGATGATACATCAAGAGATTCTTAAAAAAGTTGGAAGAACGGCTCAGAGAAGTATCCTTTTTTCCACTCACTTTGTCCATTGTGCCAATGTCCAACCCTTCAAAGTTTTTCAGAGTCAAATGTGGTGGCAAAACAAATCTGCAAGGTGATGAAGATAAATTTAACTCATTAGCTGGCTGAAAAGGCAACACAACCTAATGGAGTGACAGTATTAGGATGTATACCTGTTCTTAATATCAGCTTCTCTACGTCCGAGCCTTGGGGTATCAACTGTAAGGGCTATAGCCTTGAAACCTGCCCTTTCAGCTCTTCTCACAAGTTGAGCAACAACATTCCTGTCCTTGTAGACCTGAATATATGAAAGCATAGTTACAGTTTAGACTTAAATATAAAGTGTGTACATTTCTCCTAAATTTTAACTGCAAATTATTACTTACATAAAGCTGGAAGAAACGAACGCCAGGTCCTGTTGAAGCAACCTCCTCGACACTGGAAGTGGCCCAAGATGACAATGTCTGAAACACAAATATGTGTTACATTAACAAAGTGAAAAACTACGTTCTAAGTGACAGTAAATTATATTCTTATCTTCCCCGTGTCCTTTAGATCATAACAACTTCTGAGGCTGCAGGTGCCTTCTGAAGAACCAGAAAATCATTGTTCTAATACGTAGGTCCTCTCTCTTCTCCCGGATAATAATAACAGTAACATACAAGGCTATAACTTAATTTAGCTCCTTGAAGCAAGAGGCAGCGATCATATAAGCTAAGGTGCTAAGATATACCTTAAGTCAAGATATCTTTTCTGCTGGCCAATGCCTAAAGTTAACTAACGTGCTTAATTTGACTACACTGAACAGAAAATTCCAACAAAAGAACCAAAaacagaaaaacaaaaagaagaataaGAAGTGTATTTTCTTAAGATTGACCTCAATGTTTAAGAACATCCAAGAGAAACCAAGCAATAGTTATAGTCTTATAGAGATCAACCACATGTTCTGATAGCCTGGAGTTACTCGGACTCTCCTAAAGTGTCGTCGGGTGCGTGTCcgatccttcaaaagtagtgtCTTTTTGGAGGCGACACGGGTACAGCAACACtttcgaagagtccgagtaacttaatAGACCAGCTATGTCATACTTCTCACTGATGTCTGTGGTCTCGAGAGACACCTTATTGTACTTTCAACCAGGGTTCCATTTTAGCCAGCTATAGGGAGCTCTAATAGATTTAGAAGAGACCATAAAAAATAAATCCAGCAAGAATTCAACATTCAAATGAATGTTCTGACACAATAGGGATCACATAGAGTATGGGCTGCCTGCACTGACTAATAGATGCCCCCTCATTAAGCGATCATCCAGAAGCTTAAAActtcatataatatttttttgACAAGCATATGCAAGATATTTAAAGAATATTACTATACATTTCAAAGTTGACTCAATTGTACTATACATTTCAAAGAATATTTAAAGTCACTAACCATTGGCTGCAATGATATTCGAATCAAAGAGTCCTAAAATACTTTATTGATATTATTGTAACATCAGCTCTAAATAGTCCATAATATTTGTAATCTAGAGGCATTATTATAAAATTGACGTTAGTATGGAAAACCAAGAGAGACTAACCATGATTGTCCCTGCTGCTGATGCTGCTCTTGCTGTAGCATACTCCCCTACATAAAGCAACCAAGTAATCAGACTTCAAAATACTTTTCAGTTTGTCCACATTAAGAATACTAGAGAACTTAAAGAGGTTGTTTGATACTACATGTAAAACTGATCTCTCTAAATTCTAGACTCACATTTATAGATCAATAGTAACCCATATATGACCAACAATTTTCTCAGGGAGACAGAGCTCTAAGCCTTTCAAAAGTGCATTGAGTTCGCTATGCAAATTCACAATTTACAATTCGCCAGTTTTATTTGCAGCACATCTTTAATTGAATAGTCCATTAACTTATTGACTGACATTATGTCCTTTAAGGTTAGCTGTGTTAACCGCATGATATAAATTCTTAGTTATACCCAACGAGTCCATGTAATTAGATTAAACTTTAAACGAACTAGTATGAGTGCAAGGTATACCATCAGGATGTGCCATTTTCTGCATGGCTGTAGGTGCAACCATGATAGGCATTGAAATCTTGAATCCTAGCACTGTGGTGGTCATGTCAATTTTGCTCACATCAATGAGAATACGGGGCCTAAACCTGCATCAGTTAAAAAAAGAACAGAACACATATGTGAATATAACTCATGAGTCATATTTTATGTTGGCAATTCAGGTCTCAAATCTAGAGCTTCTTACAGAATTCTTGAGAAGGCATTTCTGTTCTCAGCCAGAGTCCACTGGTCCTCAGCCCCCGAGGCATAGTAGTCATAAACCATCTTTGGCAACTTTTTCTTGGCAATCTCCTCATACTCCATAACATTGGTAATTTCCTCCATCTTTAGCAGTTATTTGTGCTCCCCTTCTAAATTCGTAATGCTACACAAAATTTAGCACTATTGAGATGCTGGATATATTGTGGTCTCATAATAATTTAAGCTCAGTCTGTGAAGTCTCGATTGCACATACATAAACACGAGCCTTCTTGAAGTACCATATTGCTGTCAAATCACATGATGGCAAACAAGGAAAATACCTCAAGAAACTTTATCCGGATCATTTTCCAGTATTTGGTTGGGTATAAAATAAGTACCTTTATCATAATATAAAGTACGATGATAGTATTTCATTGATATTTGTGAGTATTAAAGAGTAATATTAATGTCTAAAAGTTTGTTAAAACAAATGATATGAAGCAAGAGTCGGGATACATATGAAAGAAGATGACTTTGCACCTAAGGGTGTGGCCTTGTGGTCAATAAAGTGGTTGAGAACCATGAGATCTCAAGTTCAAATCCAGAGGAGTTAAAAATACTAGTAAGTCATTTTTTCTCATCTGCCTAAGGGCTTGGTAGACAGAGTTACCCGATACCCATGGGAGGTAATAGGTGCCCCGTGGAAATTAGGCGAGGTGTGCGCAAGTTAGCCCGTACACCACGgttataaagaaaataaaagaagatgACTTCCACCTACAAGTGAAGGAAATCATCCACCCTTTTTGATGAGCAATCAAACACCAAAGGATGACTTCATCGTGTAAAATATTTTCCAGGATAATGTTttcatcataccaaacacaccttaATTAGTGAAAAAAGAAGTATGCATAAAAGATGTAAAAGCAACTTGGATAAATAATAGATTCTCTATGAGATTGAATGGTACAAGAAACTTAACATGTTTGATCAATAAATAATAAACAAGAATGAAGAAATTAAGCTTGGAAGAAACAGAACAGACCCCTTGAATAACAGAAAGCAACAAATACAAATGATTTAAAGTAGGAAGACTAAGTCTTTTAGGCATTAAATGCTACTCTTCACTTGAATTAAACAAAAGCATCAAACATGCATGCAGTAAACACAGCTTAAAGCAAATAGGACTCAAACAAACAAGATTCTTGAGAACAAAACTAAAGAAAGAGTAAGGAAGTCTAGCTAGAACAGACCTTGGACTCCCAAGCTGTGTTGAGAATACTTAGAGCAAAGTGAAACAAGTGAACAACTTGTTAAAATAGAGAGAACCAACCAAGAAAAATACTGCCAAAGTGGGCAAGAAATTAATTAAATAGAATTAGGAAGAAGACAAAAAAATTGTGGGGTGGATGATCAGAGAAGCACAAATTTGAAGATCAGTTTTTGGAGGTGAATATTTTAAACCATATCCAATTAGGAGGGCAAATGTGTGGTTCTCTACCACATATACCTCTTCTGTGTTTCAGAGTTTCCCTTCACTATCATCCCCTCAATAATTTCCCAAAAAAAATCattcatctaaaatacataactGAACTTACATGCTTCTTGATTTAcacaaaaaaagggaaaaaaaaaaagcagtatCTATCATATAGTCATTATAATACCCTGCCACTTGTCAGTTTAACATGGAGATAAGAAGTAAACTACGATAAGGCTAAAAGTCCAAATTGTTCGAGGACTTAACCATTAGTAAGTGTACAAGTATGGTGCTCAAAAGTGCCCATAATGAGCCAAAGATTTTTACGTGGGCAACTTGTGAGAATACATTGGCAAGCGTGCCGCAACAGTAGAGTTGGGGAACACGTGAACTTTTCATTGTTAAATAGCCATAGCTATATAGGCATGTTGGTTAGGCAGTTGAGCAGTACTAATATGTCATGCTTCTATATCAAAAAAATGGGAAATAGTTTACAGTTTACACTAACTTTCGTGTACTGCACaatttttttgactgagcagaTCCGCTTCCACCTATAAAAAGTTTGAAACTTTAGGCACACGATATTCAATTCTAGTCCCACAATCTACAATTGATTTTAAAGTTGATTAAACTTTATTTAGGAGCCTTAAAATGACTATTTTTGCACTTCACCCTAATGTTTGGGGGTCTTTGAAATGAGAGGATTCACAAGAAAATTGGGAGAAAATGGCAAATAGCCACTTTTGGACTGTTAACAGAGTTTTGAGCTAGAAATTGAAACTCTAGGACCTTTTCCTTGAGTTCAAAAGAAGTACCATGggtgaaataatttttttttcacattattATACATGCTTATTTCACTTGTGATACCTATTTTAATACTTGTATAAATAGAGtttaggcatgtgaaaaggagagACACCGATatcccagtgcggaggtgtgagagagGTTGGCTATGAACGGTTTcaagagaggtagaggtaggccgaagaagtattggggagagatgattagacaggacatggcgcagttcgaGCTTACCGAAGACGTGACCTTAGATTAAAGGTTATGAAGGACTCACactagggtagaaggttagtaggtagtcctGCTTATCCTTGTATTAGTAGTCGCAGTTTAGCTCTTTAGTTTCTTGCCCTCTGATTTGTGCTACAATTTGGtgtttcttgtacttcaattattttatttatctgGGGTAGCTATTGCTCCTTTTTTTCACActgctttatcatggcttttcgctttcgttattttcattttcatactgctttgaattgTTTGTCCTTATTTGACCTTTTTTGCCATGTTTTCTCTTGAGtagagggtctttcggaaacaacctccttaccttccaaggtagggataaggtctgcgtacactttaccctccctcatggtgggatttcactgggtatgatgttgttgttgttgtatattttattattatttcgcACATGGTGCCTATATTTgaaaaatccatgaaaacaaTATCGGAGGTTGAACCTTTATCAGTTCAAACTCCAAAAATCATTCATTGAGTTTCAAAATCCAAGAACTTTGCGAACTCACTTGTCAAAATTTCGAACTATGTCACTGTGTGCTGGGGTTGTTCCATATTTAGTTAGGAGTATCTTTGTCCAAGATCTTTGGGGAGCAGAGCAGCATGTAGGCAAAGCACGGGAAGAGATATGGTTTGCAACGGAAACAATGCCCTTCGAAGCTCATTGTTTGGGCATAAAGTTGTTGATCCTTTTTTATTGTATTCTCTTCCTCGGAAAATTAGCTCAAGTGAAGGGACCTTCAACTAAAATATCATACGTGTCATTCTCGACATTGCAAACTCTTTTATTCCCTTTTTCACGTTGATGGTACATTCTGGTTCTATCGGCAAACCGTCTTCCCTATAGGAGCAAGAGGAACTTTGGATTCTTAGCTTATTTGAGAACTTTCTTGTGATCTCATCCACATTGCCCATAGAAGACGTTTCTTCTCTCCATTCGTCTACGCCCTTGGGCTCACCCCAAGTCCCTGAGATCATTTGGCACTCATTGGACATGCAATACAACATATCTAGATAGTTGTTTGCCTGATGTTCCTTATGATGATTGATGACAGCGCACAATGCCTGCACGGCTGACATTCGTGCAGCCCGCTCAGGATGTGCACCGTTCCGGGCACTAGGGCACAATAAAAGCAGCCAGTAACAACTATCTAGATAGGTGCGTACTTAATTAAAAAGTAACAACTTTTTAATTACATTTAAAATGATCTCTAAACTTTGATTGCCGATGCAAAAGTTGGTCATCACACCTATTTTTCCCGAGAATTTTTTCGCAGGCCCAATACAAACTCTGCCATGGCCAAAGGGAAACAATCAGGGGCGGTAGTCCTAGTACATAAATGACTAATGGGCCTAGTTGTCAGAAGAACACTTGCCACACACGACTGTTTGTTACCTAACTAAGCATCACAACCTTGTCATGCTATCTTTTGCTCACAATCCAAATGCGAAAAATATCATTAAATGCCAAGTTTTAAATACAATACCCCATACACCCTAAACCACACCACCCCGCTAAATAAAATCCGCATATTGCTCTAATTAATTATCGTGATTAGCGAAATCTCATTCTATAAAGCTGCTCAACAACATCTAGGGCTGTGAATTCACTAGGTTTTTCTTTAGCTCTGGAGCCTCCTCCGAGCAAGTAGTAAGTAGCAAGTGCTAGAGGTATGGTTTTTTCTTTGCCTTTCTTTGGGAATTTTCCAGAGAATTCGAGTTTGAATTTGTGCTTCCGTTATACTCTGTTGATTTTTAGCTTCCTAGgtgataaataatgtaaatatgtagtca
Protein-coding sequences here:
- the LOC132616744 gene encoding glycolate oxidase 1 is translated as MEEITNVMEYEEIAKKKLPKMVYDYYASGAEDQWTLAENRNAFSRILFRPRILIDVSKIDMTTTVLGFKISMPIMVAPTAMQKMAHPDGEYATARAASAAGTIMTLSSWATSSVEEVASTGPGVRFFQLYVYKDRNVVAQLVRRAERAGFKAIALTVDTPRLGRREADIKNRFVLPPHLTLKNFEGLDIGTMDKANDSGLASYVAGQVDRTLSWKDVQWLQTITSMPILVKGVLTAEDARIAVQAGAAGIIVSNHGARQLDYVPATISALEEVVKGAQGRVPVFLDGGVRRGTDVFKALALGAAGIFIGRPVVFSLAAEGEAGVRKVLQMLRDEFELTMALSGCRSISEITRNHIVTDWDAPRAALPAPRL